A single Nostoc sp. PCC 7107 DNA region contains:
- a CDS encoding cadmium resistance transporter, protein MNWLTSTIIIGISAAFATTFDDNLYLTAFFGKVNRHFRPQNIIIGEFLGFTVLVFASLPGFLGGLILPTAWIGLLGFLPIAIGINHLLTREQAEEAVQTVSVDFSASTTKRPKKSLWATLRDRQTYRVSAVTIANGGNNIGIYVPLFASSNLPSLGVILCVCYLTVGIWCFLSYNLTRNPLLAPMLTRYGRKVFPLVLIYLGCSILIKSESYQLFSAIAMFSH, encoded by the coding sequence ATGAATTGGCTAACTAGTACGATAATTATTGGCATCTCTGCTGCTTTTGCCACTACTTTTGATGACAATTTATATTTGACAGCTTTTTTTGGTAAAGTTAATCGTCATTTTCGTCCACAAAATATTATTATTGGTGAATTTTTAGGGTTTACTGTACTAGTATTTGCTAGTCTTCCTGGTTTTTTAGGTGGTTTAATTTTACCCACAGCTTGGATTGGCTTGCTAGGTTTTTTACCTATAGCCATTGGGATTAATCATCTATTAACGCGAGAACAAGCGGAAGAAGCAGTACAAACTGTATCGGTTGATTTTTCGGCTTCTACAACCAAGCGCCCAAAAAAATCCCTATGGGCGACTTTACGCGACCGTCAAACTTACCGTGTTTCTGCTGTCACCATTGCAAATGGCGGGAATAACATTGGAATTTATGTACCACTGTTTGCTAGTAGTAATCTCCCAAGTTTGGGCGTAATTCTCTGTGTTTGCTATCTAACTGTGGGAATATGGTGTTTTCTATCTTACAATTTAACGCGTAATCCTCTGTTAGCTCCTATGCTGACTCGCTATGGTCGCAAAGTCTTTCCGTTAGTATTAATCTACTTGGGATGTTCGATTCTCATTAAGAGCGAATCATATCAGCTTTTCTCAGCGATCGCTATGTTTTCTCACTAA
- a CDS encoding alpha/beta hydrolase: protein MKYRILIPTLLISAICTTAAFALDKTQVSRKIPQAPVQQSAVVKGADNFYKSDKVTMQKITFKNQYNMQVAGNLFIPKALSQNAKNPAIIVGHPMGAVKEQSANLYAQKLAEQGFVTLSLDLSFWGESEGQPRNVVSPDIYAEDFSAAVDFLGTRPFVDRARIGVIGICGSGSFAISAAKLDPRLKAIATVSMYDMGTANRNGLRNSTTLEQRKKAIAEAAEQRYAEFTGGETKYTSGTVHELNENSTAIELEFYDFYRTPRGEYTPQGSSPKRTTHPTLTSNIKFMNFYPFNDIETISPRPMLFITGDNAHSREFSEDAYKRAAEPKDLYIVPNAGHVDLYDRVNLIPWDKLASFFNQHLSP from the coding sequence ATGAAATACCGTATTTTAATACCAACTCTCTTGATAAGTGCGATCTGTACAACGGCAGCATTCGCGCTAGACAAAACACAAGTCTCGCGTAAAATTCCCCAAGCACCCGTACAACAGTCTGCTGTGGTCAAGGGGGCGGACAACTTCTATAAGAGCGATAAAGTAACTATGCAAAAGATTACGTTCAAAAATCAATACAACATGCAGGTTGCCGGGAATCTCTTCATTCCCAAAGCCTTGAGTCAGAACGCTAAGAATCCCGCAATCATTGTTGGACATCCAATGGGTGCAGTCAAAGAACAAAGCGCAAACCTGTATGCCCAAAAACTGGCTGAACAAGGGTTCGTCACCTTGTCCCTTGATTTGTCATTCTGGGGCGAAAGCGAGGGGCAGCCCCGCAACGTTGTTTCGCCGGATATTTATGCCGAGGATTTCAGTGCTGCGGTCGATTTTCTGGGTACCAGGCCATTCGTTGACAGGGCGCGGATTGGCGTTATTGGGATTTGCGGTAGCGGGAGCTTTGCCATCAGCGCCGCCAAACTTGACCCGCGCCTGAAGGCCATTGCAACGGTCAGTATGTACGATATGGGTACAGCCAACCGTAACGGATTGAGAAATTCTACGACCCTTGAACAGAGAAAGAAAGCGATCGCAGAGGCAGCTGAACAACGCTATGCAGAATTCACGGGCGGGGAGACCAAATACACAAGCGGAACTGTGCATGAACTGAATGAGAACTCCACCGCTATTGAGCTTGAATTTTATGACTTCTACCGCACTCCCAGGGGCGAATACACCCCCCAAGGTTCATCGCCGAAACGGACAACGCACCCGACACTTACCAGCAACATCAAATTCATGAACTTCTACCCGTTCAATGACATTGAGACGATTTCGCCTCGTCCTATGCTGTTCATCACGGGTGACAACGCGCATTCTAGGGAGTTCAGCGAAGATGCCTATAAACGTGCAGCCGAGCCAAAGGATCTCTACATCGTTCCGAACGCGGGACATGTCGATTTGTATGACCGGGTAAATCTGATCCCGTGGGACAAGCTCGCATCCTTTTTCAACCAGCATCTCAGTCCGTAA
- a CDS encoding cyclophilin-like fold protein, which translates to MTNNAPSETPTKLSTEQANSMKINIRIRNEVVTATLIDSKTTQDFISLLPLTLTLKDYANTEKVSDLPRRLSTEDAPPGSDPAVGDIAYYAPWGNLAMYYNDFGYSNGLVILGKIDGDIEALTVPGSVEVMIELRSQ; encoded by the coding sequence ATGACTAACAATGCCCCGTCAGAGACACCGACTAAACTATCAACCGAGCAGGCAAACAGCATGAAGATCAACATCAGGATCAGAAACGAAGTTGTGACAGCGACGTTGATTGATAGCAAAACTACTCAGGATTTTATTTCCCTGCTGCCATTAACGCTGACGTTGAAAGACTACGCAAACACCGAAAAAGTTAGTGATTTGCCAAGACGATTATCGACAGAAGATGCACCTCCGGGCAGCGATCCTGCGGTTGGAGATATCGCGTATTACGCTCCCTGGGGAAATTTGGCGATGTATTACAACGATTTTGGCTACTCAAACGGACTCGTCATCCTCGGAAAAATTGACGGTGACATCGAGGCATTGACTGTGCCGGGTTCTGTAGAAGTAATGATCGAGTTGCGATCGCAATAA
- a CDS encoding cupin domain-containing protein, whose protein sequence is MGQTLIVTDGIGCVQQWGGQIQEIRSGDVVWIPPGVKHWHGATATTAMTHTAIHEALNGSPVDWMEQVSDEQYEGRS, encoded by the coding sequence CTGGGGCAAACCCTCATTGTCACGGATGGAATTGGCTGTGTTCAGCAGTGGGGCGGTCAAATTCAGGAAATTAGATCTGGTGATGTCGTATGGATTCCACCCGGTGTAAAACACTGGCACGGAGCTACAGCCACTACAGCCATGACTCATACTGCCATTCACGAGGCGCTCAACGGCAGCCCTGTGGACTGGATGGAACAGGTCAGCGACGAGCAGTATGAGGGGAGATCCTGA
- a CDS encoding AraC family transcriptional regulator has protein sequence MSKLDVSKSLFKSVLEMNVVRTSEKSGRALMNDLQTLREADRAQANREELTERIAQAIRTDGAIKPLSGLHFNRYSSPSECFHNVSIPAFCVIAQGSKEVLLGSDRYQYDPMHYLLGTVELPIASRILEATQEKPYLGLRLDLDPTLVGSVMVEAGYPSAQRGASVKAIDVSPLNTDLLDAVVRLVRLLDSPVEAHVLVPLIKREIIYRLLMGEQGTRLRQIAVLGGYTHYIALAVDRLRKDFNQPIKIEDIARELGMSVSGFHHHFKSVTAMSPLQFQKQLRLQEARRLMLGENLDATSAAYRVGYDDASYFNREYKRLFGAPPMRDVERLREVVRETASSI, from the coding sequence TTGTCGAAGCTTGATGTATCCAAAAGTTTGTTTAAATCGGTATTAGAAATGAACGTTGTAAGAACGAGTGAAAAGTCCGGTAGAGCCTTGATGAATGACCTTCAGACTCTTCGCGAGGCAGACCGAGCGCAAGCCAACCGAGAGGAACTAACGGAGCGAATTGCTCAAGCGATTCGTACTGATGGAGCGATCAAGCCACTTTCTGGATTGCACTTCAACCGTTACTCTTCCCCTTCGGAATGCTTTCATAATGTCTCTATTCCTGCCTTTTGTGTGATTGCTCAGGGCAGCAAAGAAGTCCTTCTAGGCAGCGATCGCTATCAGTATGACCCAATGCATTATTTGCTGGGGACGGTCGAACTGCCGATTGCTAGCCGAATTCTAGAAGCAACCCAGGAAAAACCTTACCTGGGTCTTCGTCTCGATCTCGACCCTACCCTGGTTGGTTCAGTCATGGTTGAGGCAGGCTATCCTTCAGCCCAAAGGGGTGCTAGTGTCAAAGCGATCGATGTTAGTCCATTGAATACAGACCTGTTAGATGCTGTGGTGCGGCTTGTCAGACTGCTCGATTCCCCGGTTGAAGCACATGTGCTTGTACCCTTGATCAAGCGGGAGATTATCTACCGACTCCTGATGGGAGAGCAAGGTACTCGGCTGCGTCAGATTGCTGTTTTGGGTGGCTACACGCACTACATCGCTCTTGCCGTCGATCGACTACGGAAAGACTTCAACCAGCCGATCAAGATTGAAGACATCGCCCGAGAGTTAGGTATGAGTGTGTCAGGCTTTCACCACCACTTCAAATCGGTCACGGCAATGAGTCCCTTGCAGTTCCAGAAACAACTGCGACTTCAGGAGGCTCGCCGTCTGATGTTGGGCGAAAACCTTGATGCTACCAGTGCTGCCTACCGGGTGGGGTATGACGATGCTTCGTACTTCAACCGGGAGTACAAGCGGCTCTTTGGTGCGCCACCGATGCGCGATGTGGAACGGTTGCGAGAAGTTGTTAGGGAGACTGCTAGTTCAATATGA
- the ndhL gene encoding NAD(P)H-quinone oxidoreductase subunit L produces the protein MIVALLYLILAGAYLLVIPVAVMFYLKQRWYVATSIERTIMYFLVFFFFPGLLVLSPFVNLRPQPRKIEV, from the coding sequence ATGATCGTCGCCCTGCTGTATCTGATTTTGGCTGGAGCCTATTTATTAGTCATCCCTGTGGCTGTGATGTTTTACCTTAAGCAGCGGTGGTATGTGGCTACCTCTATTGAGCGTACTATTATGTACTTTTTGGTTTTCTTCTTCTTTCCCGGTTTATTGGTTCTGTCGCCGTTTGTGAATCTGCGACCACAACCGCGCAAAATAGAAGTCTAA
- a CDS encoding DUF3007 family protein, protein MRRIDALVIGLSIFIAGGLAYVGLQLVGVDSQQAGIWSQAVLVVIGLIGWVSTYVYRAVNNNMTYHQQREDYEQAFFQKRLDELTPEELAKIQAEIEQEKQSQV, encoded by the coding sequence ATGCGACGCATCGACGCTCTTGTAATTGGTTTAAGTATTTTTATTGCTGGTGGCTTGGCTTATGTGGGATTACAGCTAGTTGGCGTAGATAGTCAACAAGCTGGGATATGGAGCCAGGCTGTCCTAGTGGTAATTGGCTTGATTGGTTGGGTAAGCACCTATGTTTACCGCGCTGTGAATAACAATATGACCTACCATCAACAACGGGAAGATTATGAACAAGCGTTTTTCCAAAAGCGCCTGGATGAACTTACGCCGGAAGAACTAGCGAAAATTCAAGCTGAAATTGAACAAGAAAAGCAATCTCAGGTGTAA
- the trpA gene encoding tryptophan synthase subunit alpha, with amino-acid sequence MTAISDRFETLKRNQECALIPFITAGDPDLATTASALQILDRSGADIIELGVPYSDPLADGPVIQAAATRALQKGTKLEAVLEMLQGITPSLQAPIILFTYYNPILHRGIEKFLQQIAAAGVAGLVVPDLPLEEAAGLLKPAGEMGIDLTLLVAPTSSRDRIEAIARASQGFIYLVSVTGVTGMRSQMEVRVSDLLQQIRNVTDKPIGVGFGISQIEQARQVKDWGADAAIVGSAFVKRLAEGTPEEGLQAIGQFCQSLKSALGKGGRE; translated from the coding sequence ATGACCGCCATTTCCGATCGCTTTGAAACCTTAAAACGGAATCAAGAGTGCGCTCTGATTCCGTTTATTACTGCTGGTGATCCAGATTTAGCCACCACCGCCTCTGCTTTGCAAATTCTCGATCGCAGTGGTGCTGACATCATTGAACTGGGTGTTCCCTATTCTGATCCTTTAGCCGATGGGCCAGTCATTCAGGCGGCTGCTACTCGCGCTTTACAAAAGGGAACGAAGTTAGAAGCAGTTCTAGAAATGCTGCAAGGAATTACCCCCAGTTTGCAAGCGCCAATTATTTTGTTTACTTATTACAACCCAATTCTCCACCGCGGAATTGAAAAGTTTCTCCAGCAAATAGCCGCAGCGGGTGTCGCCGGGTTGGTAGTACCGGATTTACCCCTAGAAGAAGCCGCTGGGTTGCTCAAACCTGCTGGTGAGATGGGGATTGATTTAACTTTATTGGTAGCACCTACTAGCTCTAGGGATAGAATTGAAGCGATCGCTCGTGCTTCCCAAGGATTTATCTATTTAGTTAGTGTGACTGGTGTGACGGGGATGCGATCGCAAATGGAAGTGCGAGTATCAGATTTACTCCAGCAAATTCGTAATGTTACTGATAAGCCCATTGGGGTGGGTTTTGGAATTTCTCAAATTGAGCAAGCTCGTCAAGTCAAAGATTGGGGCGCAGATGCGGCAATTGTTGGTAGTGCTTTTGTCAAACGTTTGGCAGAAGGTACTCCAGAAGAAGGACTTCAGGCGATCGGTCAATTTTGCCAAAGTCTCAAATCTGCACTAGGAAAGGGGGGTAGGGAATGA
- a CDS encoding cell division protein ZapB, giving the protein MSESMAFIGGVAVAGLAALVLLKGTNNPLQPNFSVTPQIPTVVAPQLQPPVQYPSTYGQPYPTTQPPTAPNPELRAEFEQLKAELNRLKTDNEQLRGANQRLFDNQNAQQLLLAQQNSQKVASEVLQPQNAWWTSPIVWAVGGATLTVGGGIVVAGVLALFGPRNRPTRTVQVIHPYQGGSTAPLVPVRRAEFLPPSRQEARRVEAPEYDEMH; this is encoded by the coding sequence ATGAGTGAGAGTATGGCATTTATCGGTGGAGTCGCTGTAGCTGGGCTGGCGGCTCTTGTTTTGCTCAAGGGAACAAATAATCCCTTACAACCTAACTTCTCTGTCACCCCCCAAATACCCACTGTAGTTGCACCCCAGCTACAGCCACCCGTGCAATATCCTTCCACCTACGGACAACCTTATCCAACTACTCAGCCCCCCACTGCACCCAACCCTGAGCTAAGGGCAGAATTTGAGCAGTTAAAAGCTGAATTGAATCGTTTAAAAACCGATAATGAACAGCTAAGAGGGGCAAACCAACGACTATTTGATAATCAGAATGCTCAACAGTTGCTATTAGCACAGCAAAATAGCCAAAAAGTTGCTTCTGAAGTGTTACAACCTCAAAATGCTTGGTGGACATCCCCCATTGTTTGGGCTGTGGGAGGCGCGACGCTGACTGTTGGTGGTGGTATTGTCGTTGCTGGGGTCTTGGCTTTATTTGGGCCTCGTAACCGTCCGACTCGGACTGTACAGGTAATTCATCCTTATCAAGGTGGTTCTACAGCACCTTTGGTTCCTGTGCGTCGGGCTGAGTTTCTCCCGCCTTCTCGTCAAGAAGCTAGACGCGTTGAAGCACCAGAATACGACGAAATGCACTAG
- a CDS encoding MarR family winged helix-turn-helix transcriptional regulator, with protein sequence MSDYSVKTAAQETFIPTMRELARAYQSFSAYSEAHIRQFDLTPAQFDVIATLGNTSGLCMGEIGEKTLITKGTLTGVIDRLEKKNLVQREVPADNRRSVIVKLTDEGEVLFEVIFPAHIAYLKERFERIEKSELELLRVLLSRLNLAFQSI encoded by the coding sequence ATGTCTGATTATTCAGTCAAAACCGCGGCTCAAGAAACGTTTATTCCGACAATGCGTGAATTAGCGCGAGCCTATCAATCATTTTCCGCCTATTCAGAAGCTCATATACGACAATTTGACCTCACACCAGCACAATTTGATGTCATTGCAACTCTTGGTAATACATCTGGTCTGTGTATGGGAGAAATTGGTGAGAAAACTTTAATCACCAAGGGAACCCTGACAGGCGTGATAGACCGCTTAGAGAAAAAAAACTTAGTCCAGCGAGAAGTACCCGCAGACAACCGCCGTAGCGTGATTGTGAAACTTACCGATGAAGGGGAAGTCTTGTTTGAGGTGATATTTCCCGCCCATATCGCTTATCTCAAAGAACGCTTTGAGCGGATAGAAAAGTCTGAATTAGAACTATTGCGAGTGTTACTCAGTCGCTTGAATTTGGCTTTTCAGTCTATTTGA
- a CDS encoding extradiol ring-cleavage dioxygenase class III protein subunit B, with amino-acid sequence MTHLPTVFISHGAPDLLVKSGAIQNFLRQFPQLIPQPNASQNVKPPL; translated from the coding sequence ATGACTCATTTACCAACAGTATTTATTTCTCATGGCGCACCAGATTTACTAGTAAAATCTGGTGCGATACAAAATTTTCTGCGCCAGTTTCCACAGTTAATTCCTCAGCCAAACGCCAGTCAGAATGTCAAGCCACCACTATAG
- a CDS encoding glutathione S-transferase family protein, producing the protein MALGRLVNGQWTTVWTERNENGEFQRMPTQFHHKITADGASGFRAEAGRYHLYVSLGCPWAHRTVLLRALKGLEKVIGLSIVDPVISDQGWKFSDKPGCIRDKVNQADYLWQVYTKANPTYTGRVTVPVLWDKQTQTIINNESRQIIHLLNTEFNFFAEKMVDFYPKSLQTLIDKTIDAIYQPINNGVYRTGFATSQTAYEQALKELFLALEYWEKVLGKQPYLCGEEITLADWCLFTTLFRFDLVYYGLFKCNIKRLIEHPNLWNYCRELYQFPGVKQWCNISHIKQLYYVGLPELNPNGIVPLGPIINFDLPYNRCNRQN; encoded by the coding sequence ATGGCATTAGGTAGATTAGTTAACGGCCAGTGGACAACCGTCTGGACAGAACGCAACGAAAACGGTGAGTTTCAGAGAATGCCAACGCAGTTTCATCATAAGATTACAGCAGATGGAGCCAGTGGATTCAGGGCAGAAGCAGGCCGATATCATCTATATGTTTCTTTGGGTTGTCCTTGGGCGCATCGCACTGTTTTATTACGCGCTTTAAAAGGATTAGAAAAAGTTATTGGTCTTTCTATTGTTGACCCCGTAATTAGTGACCAAGGTTGGAAGTTTTCTGATAAACCAGGATGTATTCGAGATAAAGTCAACCAAGCGGATTATCTTTGGCAAGTTTACACCAAAGCAAACCCAACTTATACTGGGCGAGTCACCGTCCCGGTACTGTGGGATAAACAGACACAAACTATTATCAATAATGAATCTCGCCAAATTATTCACCTATTAAATACAGAGTTTAATTTCTTCGCTGAGAAGATGGTAGATTTTTATCCCAAATCGTTGCAAACTTTAATTGATAAAACTATTGATGCGATTTATCAACCTATAAATAATGGTGTGTATCGTACTGGTTTTGCAACATCACAAACTGCTTATGAACAAGCACTCAAAGAATTATTTCTTGCACTAGAATATTGGGAAAAAGTTTTAGGTAAACAACCATATCTCTGCGGTGAAGAAATTACTTTAGCAGATTGGTGTTTATTTACCACTCTATTCCGATTTGACCTAGTATATTATGGTTTATTTAAGTGTAATATCAAGCGATTAATTGAGCATCCTAATCTGTGGAATTATTGCCGAGAGTTATATCAATTTCCTGGTGTCAAACAATGGTGTAATATCAGTCATATTAAACAACTTTATTATGTAGGTTTACCAGAATTGAATCCTAATGGAATTGTGCCACTAGGCCCCATTATTAATTTTGATTTACCTTATAATCGCTGCAATCGCCAAAACTAG
- a CDS encoding DUF3592 domain-containing protein, with protein MTNEDVTFFRLFGSIFAGVGSIFLITGILIGINTRSFVGKSIAASGTVIDLERHTSRDSNGRSSTAYYPVISFTANSGKPIEFEANSVSNPPAYTKGQKVEILYNPQEPESAVISSWFALWFLPAMFTGMGSLFVVIGGIPLVNSFLPRK; from the coding sequence ATGACGAATGAAGATGTAACATTTTTTCGTTTATTTGGTTCTATATTCGCTGGTGTTGGCAGCATTTTTTTGATTACTGGTATCCTAATTGGCATAAATACGCGATCTTTTGTTGGCAAGTCTATCGCCGCATCAGGAACTGTAATTGATTTGGAGAGACATACATCTAGAGACAGTAACGGACGTTCTTCTACTGCTTATTATCCAGTCATAAGCTTTACTGCAAATTCTGGTAAGCCAATAGAATTTGAAGCCAATAGTGTTAGCAACCCTCCAGCATATACTAAAGGTCAAAAAGTAGAAATTCTCTACAACCCTCAAGAACCAGAATCTGCTGTAATTAGCTCTTGGTTCGCTTTATGGTTTTTACCTGCTATGTTTACTGGTATGGGTTCACTTTTTGTAGTAATTGGGGGAATTCCATTAGTCAACTCGTTCTTGCCTAGAAAATAA
- a CDS encoding dihydrofolate reductase family protein, with protein MFIASSIDGYIARESGEIDWLFTDQDYGYTEFIADVDTLIMGNKTYQQVLGFDEYPYSSQEVFVLSKTLQGQAENNATFVNGDWQNFMTNLRQSSGGVIWLVGGAQTIKFFLKHGLIDEMILSIHPIILGNGIPLITKDSSLETKLELKDVKTYNSGLVQVTYDIKRKVN; from the coding sequence TTGTTTATTGCTTCTAGCATTGATGGATATATTGCTAGAGAATCAGGAGAAATAGATTGGCTATTTACAGATCAAGACTATGGTTACACTGAGTTTATTGCTGATGTTGATACATTAATTATGGGTAACAAGACTTATCAGCAAGTATTAGGTTTTGATGAATATCCATATAGCAGCCAGGAAGTTTTTGTACTTTCCAAAACTCTTCAAGGTCAAGCAGAAAATAACGCTACATTTGTGAATGGTGATTGGCAAAATTTTATGACAAATTTGCGTCAATCAAGTGGAGGCGTTATTTGGCTAGTTGGAGGCGCACAGACAATCAAGTTTTTCTTAAAACATGGTTTAATTGACGAAATGATTTTATCAATTCACCCAATTATTTTAGGCAATGGTATACCGTTAATTACTAAGGACTCAAGTTTAGAAACAAAACTTGAATTGAAAGATGTGAAAACTTATAATTCAGGGTTGGTACAAGTTACTTACGATATAAAAAGAAAAGTAAATTAA
- the menH gene encoding 2-succinyl-6-hydroxy-2,4-cyclohexadiene-1-carboxylate synthase, whose amino-acid sequence MSENYHFYYNLIQYKNKPYILFLHGFLGQLDEFDEVIKLLGTEFSYLTLDLPGHGKTQVLGDDKYYTIEQTAQAVINLLDKLNIPQCFLVGYSMGGRLALYLTLHFPERFYKVVLESASPGLATEQERLERITKDEQIARKLSRCVSKNEFREFLLNWYNQPIFGDIKNHPEFARMLDNRLQNQPLELAKSLRCMGTGSQASLWKKLQDNTVPLLFLVGENDDKFLIINTDMAEINTLAYVKIVSNSAHNIHLESTNDFVHNIQDFFTVSPKT is encoded by the coding sequence ATGTCAGAAAATTATCATTTTTACTATAATCTAATTCAATATAAAAACAAACCATATATTCTTTTTCTACATGGTTTTCTTGGTCAGTTAGATGAATTTGATGAAGTTATAAAACTCCTAGGTACAGAATTTTCTTATCTCACCCTTGACCTTCCTGGACATGGAAAAACTCAAGTTTTAGGTGACGATAAATACTATACAATTGAACAAACTGCTCAAGCAGTAATTAACTTATTAGATAAATTAAATATTCCTCAATGCTTTTTAGTGGGTTATTCAATGGGTGGAAGATTAGCTTTATATCTCACATTGCATTTTCCTGAACGTTTTTACAAGGTTGTATTAGAATCAGCTTCTCCAGGGTTGGCTACAGAACAAGAACGATTAGAACGGATAACAAAAGATGAACAAATAGCAAGAAAGCTATCAAGATGTGTTTCTAAAAATGAATTTCGAGAGTTTTTATTGAATTGGTACAATCAGCCAATTTTTGGTGATATCAAAAATCATCCCGAATTTGCCAGGATGTTAGATAATAGGTTACAAAATCAACCGCTTGAGTTAGCTAAATCACTAAGATGTATGGGAACTGGAAGTCAGGCTTCTTTATGGAAAAAACTGCAAGATAATACAGTACCTTTGCTTTTTCTAGTAGGTGAAAATGATGATAAATTTTTAATTATAAATACAGATATGGCTGAAATAAATACACTGGCTTATGTAAAAATAGTTAGTAATTCTGCTCACAATATTCACTTAGAAAGTACTAACGACTTTGTGCATAATATTCAAGACTTTTTCACTGTTTCACCAAAAACTTGA
- a CDS encoding glycoside hydrolase family protein — protein sequence MGPIAALLAFVCLLQWYLFGDLRSPSDPVFNDNQPPLVMKGGDPYIRALMRTISASEANGNRPYSLLYGGQQVTDLSRHPEICVTIVTGPNTGNCSTAAGRYQIINTTWHNIAPRYHPNPMRMVFWTAYSFEPEFQDTVVYRWLNDTQVWGVDIPKLLRQGKIIEVLRRLSPTWTSLGYGIETNSISSSLPQIYQKMLKEELTATNQPVSSVIPNPVLTPQKK from the coding sequence ATCGGCCCGATCGCAGCGCTGCTGGCTTTTGTATGCTTATTGCAGTGGTATCTCTTTGGAGATTTGCGATCGCCTTCCGATCCCGTCTTTAATGATAATCAACCACCCCTAGTCATGAAAGGCGGCGACCCTTATATTCGCGCCTTAATGCGAACCATTTCCGCCAGCGAAGCTAATGGGAACCGTCCTTACTCTCTGCTATATGGCGGACAACAAGTAACAGACCTCAGTCGCCACCCAGAAATCTGCGTCACCATTGTTACCGGGCCAAACACAGGTAATTGTTCCACAGCTGCGGGGAGATATCAAATTATAAATACTACTTGGCATAATATTGCACCACGTTATCACCCCAATCCTATGAGGATGGTGTTTTGGACTGCTTATAGTTTTGAGCCTGAATTTCAAGATACGGTAGTTTATCGTTGGTTGAACGATACCCAAGTTTGGGGAGTGGATATTCCTAAACTGCTGCGTCAAGGCAAAATCATTGAAGTGTTACGGCGTTTATCTCCCACTTGGACAAGTTTAGGGTATGGAATAGAAACTAATTCTATCAGTAGTTCTTTACCTCAGATTTATCAAAAAATGTTAAAGGAAGAGTTAACCGCAACCAATCAACCAGTATCTTCTGTAATACCAAATCCAGTGCTTACACCTCAGAAGAAGTAG
- a CDS encoding NAD(P)H-binding protein, which translates to MKAFVAGATGETGRRIVQELVARNIPVRALVRDVERARAILPPDVELVAGDVLQPENLATALGDSTVLLCATGAKPSFDPTGPYKVDFEGTKNLVEAAKARGIEHFVLVSSLCTSQLFHPLNLFWLILVWKKQAEEYIQKSGLTYTIVRPGGLKNEDNSDAIVMQSADTLFDGSIPRQKVAQVSVEALFEPAARNKIVEIIAKPEASAKTFGELFQQC; encoded by the coding sequence ATGAAAGCATTTGTAGCAGGGGCCACAGGTGAGACAGGCCGCCGAATTGTCCAAGAGTTGGTAGCGCGTAACATTCCTGTGCGTGCTTTGGTGAGAGATGTAGAAAGAGCTAGAGCAATTTTGCCTCCCGATGTGGAATTGGTTGCAGGTGATGTCTTGCAACCCGAAAACCTCGCTACAGCATTAGGAGATAGCACTGTATTGCTGTGTGCAACAGGGGCGAAACCAAGTTTTGATCCGACTGGGCCATATAAAGTAGATTTTGAAGGGACTAAAAATTTAGTGGAGGCTGCTAAAGCTAGAGGAATTGAGCATTTTGTTTTAGTTTCTTCGTTGTGTACATCACAGCTATTCCATCCTTTGAATCTGTTCTGGCTGATTTTAGTTTGGAAAAAACAAGCCGAGGAATATATTCAAAAAAGTGGTCTCACCTATACTATTGTGCGACCAGGTGGGTTAAAAAATGAAGATAACTCTGACGCGATAGTTATGCAGAGTGCAGATACATTATTTGATGGGAGTATTCCTCGGCAAAAAGTTGCTCAAGTTTCTGTCGAAGCACTCTTTGAGCCAGCCGCCCGCAATAAAATTGTGGAGATTATTGCTAAACCAGAAGCTAGTGCAAAAACCTTTGGGGAATTATTTCAGCAATGCTGA